A genomic segment from Neobacillus sp. YX16 encodes:
- the ltrA gene encoding group II intron reverse transcriptase/maturase: protein MLMELILSRENLLTALKRVEQNKGSHGIDGMSVKFLRRHLYENWDSLRETLRTGNYQPSPVRRVGIPKPGGGIRLLGIPTVTDRFIQQAIAQVLTSIFDPTFSENSYGFRPNRSAHNAVRKAKGYIKEGYRWVIDMDLEKFFDKVNHDILMGILAKRIEDRILLKLIRKYLQSGVMLNGVVQSTEEGTPQGGPLSPLLSNIILDKLDKELEARGHKFVRYADDCNIYVKSLKAGERVMESITTIIEQKLKLKVNRDKSAIDRPWKRKFLGFSFTFNKEPKVRIAKQSIKRFKTKIREITSRSKPIPLEVRIEMLNRYLTGWCGYFALADTPSKFKEFDEWIRRRLRMCEWKQWKKSKTRVRKLIGLGVPGYKAHEWGNSRKKYWRIACSPILHKTLDNSYWSQRGLKSLYNRYETLRQS from the coding sequence ATGTTAATGGAACTAATTCTATCACGGGAAAATCTCTTAACTGCCCTAAAAAGGGTAGAGCAGAACAAAGGAAGTCACGGCATAGATGGAATGTCCGTAAAATTCCTACGACGACATCTCTATGAAAACTGGGATTCCCTTCGGGAAACTTTGAGAACAGGTAACTATCAACCTTCTCCTGTTCGCCGTGTCGGAATCCCGAAACCAGGCGGAGGGATAAGGCTTTTAGGCATACCGACTGTGACAGACCGTTTCATCCAACAGGCAATCGCCCAAGTATTAACCTCAATCTTTGATCCAACATTTTCTGAAAACAGCTATGGTTTCCGACCTAACAGGAGCGCCCATAATGCGGTAAGAAAGGCAAAGGGTTATATCAAAGAAGGTTACCGCTGGGTAATTGATATGGACTTAGAGAAATTCTTTGATAAGGTTAATCATGACATACTGATGGGAATACTCGCTAAGAGAATTGAAGACCGCATTCTTCTCAAACTAATCAGGAAATACCTTCAATCAGGTGTAATGCTTAATGGGGTCGTACAATCAACGGAGGAAGGTACTCCGCAAGGGGGACCTCTCAGTCCACTACTTTCAAACATAATTCTTGATAAATTAGATAAAGAATTGGAAGCCAGAGGGCATAAGTTTGTCCGTTATGCGGATGACTGCAACATTTATGTTAAGTCATTAAAAGCAGGGGAACGTGTGATGGAATCCATTACGACGATTATTGAGCAGAAACTAAAATTGAAGGTAAACAGGGATAAGTCGGCAATCGACCGTCCGTGGAAACGGAAATTTCTTGGTTTCAGTTTCACATTTAATAAAGAACCGAAGGTGCGAATAGCGAAACAAAGCATTAAACGCTTTAAGACGAAGATTCGAGAAATTACCTCTCGGTCAAAACCTATCCCACTTGAGGTAAGAATTGAAATGTTAAACCGCTATCTTACAGGATGGTGCGGGTACTTCGCTTTAGCGGACACTCCAAGCAAATTCAAAGAATTTGATGAATGGATAAGAAGAAGGCTAAGAATGTGCGAATGGAAACAGTGGAAGAAATCTAAAACTAGAGTTAGAAAACTGATTGGTTTAGGCGTCCCTGGTTACAAGGCGCACGAATGGGGCAACTCCAGAAAGAAATACTGGAGAATCGCCTGTAGCCCAATATTACACAAAACCCTCGATAACTCATATTGGAGTCAACGAGGGTTGAAAAGTCTATATAACCGTTATGAAACTTTACGTCAATCTTAA
- a CDS encoding tetratricopeptide repeat protein has protein sequence MEVTGHLRSKLAQEALKLDPNCVDAYVILADDADTDEEAMLLSKKGMEIGEKELGKAFIKENKGHFWGMLETRPYTRAKAAYADALRQLGDTLVAIHEFEQLLELNPNDNQGICYILFGAYLEEGKFEAAERLLKQYEVGTANGLYNKLLLELYKNGFSANAAKLLKEAKKANPHVIPFLTDKNSIPMFLPKGIVLGDESEAIIYADEHFQLWEKIEGLQKWLKKQ, from the coding sequence ATGGAAGTAACCGGTCACCTCCGGAGCAAACTTGCACAAGAAGCTCTTAAGTTAGATCCAAATTGTGTGGACGCCTACGTGATTCTTGCGGATGATGCTGATACTGATGAGGAAGCGATGCTGCTTTCAAAAAAGGGCATGGAGATTGGGGAAAAAGAGCTTGGGAAAGCCTTTATTAAAGAAAATAAAGGTCATTTCTGGGGCATGCTCGAAACAAGACCATATACGCGAGCGAAAGCAGCGTATGCGGATGCACTTCGTCAATTAGGAGATACCCTGGTTGCAATACATGAATTCGAACAGCTTCTAGAATTAAATCCAAATGATAACCAAGGTATTTGTTATATCCTGTTTGGGGCTTATTTAGAAGAAGGGAAATTCGAAGCTGCGGAACGCTTGTTGAAACAGTATGAAGTGGGTACTGCAAATGGCTTATATAACAAGCTTTTACTCGAATTATATAAAAATGGCTTTTCTGCAAATGCAGCTAAATTATTGAAAGAAGCGAAAAAAGCTAACCCACATGTAATCCCATTCCTTACGGATAAAAATAGCATCCCCATGTTCCTGCCAAAAGGGATTGTGCTGGGGGACGAGAGTGAGGCAATCATCTATGCAGATGAACATTTTCAATTATGGGAAAAGATAGAGGGACTGCAAAAATGGTTGAAGAAACAATGA